TCACGTGGATCAAGCCACCACCGTTGACGCCGGCGTAGGAGGTGATGCCCCAGCGGCGGAGCGTCTCGATCAGCCAGAAGTTGCCGCTGGTGCGCTCCAGCGGCGCCGGCCCAAACGGTGTCAGCTCCTGCTCGACGCGGTCGATCATTTCAGTACTCATCAGATCCGACGCCTCTCAACCGCTGAACATGCGATTGATCGCTTCGGTGACCTCGTGTCCGCGCCCGAACGGATGGGCCTGCGTTTGGCGCCCGGCGACGGCGGCGCTCAGCGCCTGCGTGCAGATGTCCGCCACGTCGATCTGGTGCCGTCGCTCCTGGATCTCGTGGTGCAACCCGTCAGGGATCTCGATGGTGTAGCTGGCCATTGGTACCTTCCTCCTCGTTGCAGCTGGCTTGGTCGAACGACACGTTCCTGCTGCAAGGACGAGAGGATCGCCTCCCGCGGTACCACCCTGCTTGCGGCCACGGCCGCCGCTCTTGTCGAGCCGCCCGGCTCCGGGGGTGAGTAAATCCCCATCAACGCCGGTTGACTCAACCCGAAACGCTACCAGCCTCGGCCGTGCGAGTCCATTGTGCAAACCATCCAAAAGTCATTGGTTCCTTTGGTCCTTCACGCCAGCCCCAGCTTGGGGCATACTAGTCACTCCCATGGCGCTCACAGTCCGGGAAGCGATGGCGCTGGGGGGGTTGAGGAGGGGCGAGGTGCTGGCCGGGGCCAGCGGCCTCGACCGCACGATCACCTGGGTGAAGGTGCTCGAATCCCCAGAGACGATCAGCTGGCTCGCCGAGGGCGAGCTGCTGCTGACCGTGGCGTTCGCGATCAAGGATGACCAGGCGGCCCAGAAGGACTTGATGCGCAACCTGGCAGCGGTCGGCTCCGCCGGCCTGGTCATCAAGCCGGAGCGCTACCTCCCCCAGATCCCCGAGGACATGCTGGGCCAGGCGGACGAATTCAAGATCCCCCTGATCCGGATCCCCCCGGACGTCTCCTACCTCGAGATCATGAACCCGATCCTCGAGCGCATCATCAACGCCCAGAACAGCCAGCTGCGGCGCTCGATCGAGATCCACACGCAGTTCACCCACCTCGCCCTCGACGGCCAGGGCCTGGATGCGATCGTCAAGACGCTGGGCGAGCTGGTCGAGAGCTCGGTCACGCTCGAGGACGTGAGCTTCCACCTGCTGGCCAGCCACGTGGTCCCGGGTGTCACCGACAAGCACCGGCAGCAAACGCTGGCTCACCACGGCACCCCGCTCAAGGTTCGCCAGGCGGCGGCCATCAAGAGCATGCTGCAGGAGGTCGTGCGCGGCCGCGCGCCACACAAGGTTCCACCCTTTCCGGAGCTGGGGTTGACCGCGCCCCGCATCATCACGCCCGTCCTCGCCGGTCGCGAGAACCTGGGTTACTTGTCGATCATCGATCACCCGCAGCACCTCGAGGAGCTGGCGATGGTGGCGGTTGAGCACGCGGCCACCGTGATCGCGCTCGAGATGATCAAGCAGCGCGAGGTCGCGGAAGCCGAGGATCGGGTGCGCGGCGAGCTGGTCGATGACCTGCTCAACGGCACCTTCGGCGACCAGGCGAACGTCCAGCGCCGGGCGCGACATCTTCACTACGACCTCTCGGTGCCGCACCGGCTGCTGGTGGTCGATGTGGACCACTTCGGACGGTTCATCAGAGAGCGACGCTACGAGGAGGGGCGCGTCATCGCGCTCAAGCATCAACTCTTCCAGGTCGTGACCGGCGCCGTTCGCCGTCAGCATCCGCGCCACCTGGTCAGCGCCCACAGCGATAGCGTCATCGTGCTCGTGCCACAATCCGCCGACGGCACCGACCCCGAGGCCGAGGGCCTCGCCACGCGGATCCGCGAGGCCGTCGCTGAGTC
Above is a window of Candidatus Dormiibacterota bacterium DNA encoding:
- a CDS encoding PucR family transcriptional regulator ligand-binding domain-containing protein, coding for MALTVREAMALGGLRRGEVLAGASGLDRTITWVKVLESPETISWLAEGELLLTVAFAIKDDQAAQKDLMRNLAAVGSAGLVIKPERYLPQIPEDMLGQADEFKIPLIRIPPDVSYLEIMNPILERIINAQNSQLRRSIEIHTQFTHLALDGQGLDAIVKTLGELVESSVTLEDVSFHLLASHVVPGVTDKHRQQTLAHHGTPLKVRQAAAIKSMLQEVVRGRAPHKVPPFPELGLTAPRIITPVLAGRENLGYLSIIDHPQHLEELAMVAVEHAATVIALEMIKQREVAEAEDRVRGELVDDLLNGTFGDQANVQRRARHLHYDLSVPHRLLVVDVDHFGRFIRERRYEEGRVIALKHQLFQVVTGAVRRQHPRHLVSAHSDSVIVLVPQSADGTDPEAEGLATRIREAVAESELGITVSVSIGRLCVKPEDFKPAFVEAQRALDLMVRFGKREQVINYERLGVYRLLAQVEDRAGLDAFAGRMLAPLVDYDRARGTPLLKTLEVYLQRHGNLRQSSRDLHIHLNTLHYRLRRISEVTGVDLKDADARLDLLLALRVRALAETR